One window of Magnolia sinica isolate HGM2019 unplaced genomic scaffold, MsV1 ctg240, whole genome shotgun sequence genomic DNA carries:
- the LOC131236140 gene encoding disease resistance RPP13-like protein 4 isoform X1: MADAVVRILLDNLVSLLESEGRQLLEFDDRFEETTQELKYMQSYLKDAAQVKIKERNETFKTIMRDLRELVYDAEDVIADCHLQFHKKDQGCAPNFISYCSPALLKSRRRMGKRLMETNKKIKVVQGKMNSYLQTAPRHTGKDEDGRNMPLTYPILMHEAEMVGLEDDSGKVRNWILKADGPSTMIGIVGMGGIGKTTLAQKICHSESVKNSFHHLVFVTVSQSFKLDELLKKMLKKLDVKEESLRGMDVEELLESLNRKLDAKYLVVLDDVWQTNEGMWWDSLKSGLPRVEGSCVIVTTRNEEVAKSMGADGRHIHYPQTLSKEDSWSLFSKVAFARTGGKCTNPDLEGLGKEIVARCGGLPLTIKVVGGMMLGKSDYIHEWREILEREELGIDKKDELIISRLQLSYEELPTHLKPCFLCFAVFPEDFEIDVRDMVNWWIGEGFVWGRNGKTAIEIGEECFSELFNRFLILGVDKDFFERHFNRCKMHDMVRDMAIKIAREESFFVSLDCGGNPAFSEQSRRLGIVRNTVVESIENSSTKLRTLVGVHIESKEIIASVKLKLCKVRWLKVLSLSLSSKKIDEDVVAKDWLSGIGSLQHLVYLNIESSSALISLPDSIGNLRNLRILRLEDCPNLKRLPVSITTLEKLTAIQIISCDSLECMPEGLGKLSNLEWLGWFSPVNKNGSGISELKSLTKLRELWMEIKSVEEIEEGEWNVLSMLQHLQILWLKFGEISVERDGVVKKIEGELSPPLKFLRKLYLWNWPGERTPAWLSPTSLPNLQFLYIYGYGGRIREMGPRFWDSESGVLKVEVLVLVFLYELEVEWQSMRRAMPSLRLLKVRNCPKLNSFPFDVTSRKEEVWRREEAEEVSGAAKEEEEEEKEEGASLGEITAA, encoded by the exons ATGGCAGATGCTGTCGTCCGTATTCTCCTAGATAATTTGGTGTCATTACTTGAAAGCGAAGGTCGACAACTACTTGAATTTGATGACCGGTTTGAAGAAACAACGCAGGAGCTAAAGTATATGCAGAGCTATCTCAAGGATGCTGCTCAGGTGAAGATAAAAGAGAGGAATGAGACTTTCAAGACAATAATGAGAGACTTAAGAGAGCTGGTATatgatgctgaggatgtaatagcAGATTGCCATCTTCAATTCCATAAAAAAGACCAAGGGTGTGCACCCAATTTTATTAGTTATTGCTCTCCTGCCCTTTTGAAATCCCGCCGTCGGATGGGAAAGCGGTTGAtggaaacaaataaaaaaataaaagtggtGCAAGGGAAGATGAATTCCTACTTGCAAACAGCTCCTCGTCACACTGGCAAAGATGAAGATGGTAGGAATATGCCATTGACCTACCCAATCCTAATGCATGAAGCTGAAATGGTAGGATTAGAAGATGACTCAGGAAAGGTTAGAAATTGGATCTTAAAAGCAGATGGACCCTCAACAATGATTGGAATAGTTGGAATGGGGGGAATCGGTAAAACCACACTCGCTCAAAAGATATGTCATAGTGAGAGTGTGAAAAACTCTTTTCATCACTTGGTTTTTGTTACTGTTTCTCAAAGTTTCAAATTGGACGAATTGCTAAAGAAGATGTTAAAAAAGCTAGATGTAAAAGAGGAATCTCTGAGGGGAATGGATGTTGAGGAGCTATTGGAAAGTCTCAACAGGAAATTAGATGCAAAATACTTGGTAGTTTTGGACGATGTTTGGCAAACAAATGAAgggatgtggtgggatagctTGAAGTCTGGTTTGCCCCGAGTGGAGGGTAGCTGCGTTATTGTTACAACTAGGAATGAAGAGGTTGCTAAATCAATGGGAGCTGATGGCAGACACATACACTATCCCCAAACTCTTTCAAAAGAAGATAGTTGGTCCTTGTTCAGTAAAGTAGCTTTTGCAAGAACTGGAGGTAAGTGCACAAATCCAGACTTGGAGGGCTTGGGAAAGGAGATTGTTGCGAGGTGCGGGGGACTGccattaacaatcaaggttgtggGTGGAATGATGCTGGGGAAGAGTGATTATATCCATGAATGGAGGGAAATATTAGAGCGCGAGGAGTTGGGAATCGATAAGAAAGATGAACTGATCATTTCGAGACTACAGTTAAGCTACGAAGAGCTCCCAACACACTTAAAACCTTGCTTTTTGTGCTTTGCCGTGTTTCCTGAAGATTTTGAAATTGATGTTCGTGACATGGTTAACTGGTGGATTGGTGAGGGTTTTGTTTGGGGAAGAAATGGGAAAACGGCAATTGAAATAGGAGAAGAATGTTTTTCAGAATTATTTAATCGATTTTTGATACTTGGAGTGGATAAAGATTTCTTTGAAAGACACTTTAATAGGTGCAAAATGCATGATATGGTTAGAGATATGGCAATAAAAATTGCAAGAGAAGAGAGTTTTTTTGTGAGCTTGGACTGTGGAGGTAATCCTGCATTCAGTGAGCAGTCTCGCCGTCTGGGAATTGTGAGGAATACAGTAGTGGAGAGCATTGAAAATAGTTCCACCAAGTTGCGGACATTGGTTGGGGTGCACATTGAGAGCAAAGAGATCATTGCAAGTGTAAAATTAAAACTCTGCAAAGTAAGGTGGTTGAAGGTGTTATCTCTTTCATTGTCAAGCAAAAAAATAGATGAAGATGTTGTGGCCAAGGATTGGTTGAGTGGGATAGGGTCATTACAGCACCTCGTTTATCTTAACATAGAGAGTAGTTCTGCCTTAATATCACTGCCCGATTCAATCGGAAATCTTCGTAATCTTCGGATTCTACGTTTAGAAGACTGTCCTAATTTGAAAAGGCTTCCTGTGTCAATCACAACATTAGAGAAGCTAACAGCTATCCAAATTATCAGCTGTGATTCTTTAGAATGCATGCCGGAAGGGCTTGGAAAGCTTTCAAATCTCGAATGGTTAGGATGGTTTAGTCCTGTGAATAAAAATGGATCCGGTATTTCGGAGTTGAAGAGCTTGACAAAACTTAGAGAACTTTGGATGGAGATAAAGTCAGTGGAAGAAAtagaagaaggggaatggaatgtGTTATCAATGCTCCAGCATCTGCAAATTCTATGGttaaaatttggggaaatttCTGTTGAAAGAGATGGAGTTGTAAAGAAGATTGAAGGTGAGCTTTCTCCTCCTCTTAAATTCCTCAGAAAGTTGTATCTTTGGAACTGGCCAGGAGAAAGGACACCTGCGTGGCTCAGTCCTACTTCCCTTCCCAATCTTCAGTTTCTTTACATTTATGGTTACGGGGGaaggattagggagatgggtcccAGATTTTGGGACAGCGAGAGTGGGGTATTGAAAGTGGAGGTCTTGGTGCTAGTATTTTTGTACGAATTGGAAGTGGAGTGGCAGAGCATGCGAAGGGCAATGCCGTCTTTAAGACTCCTCAAGGTTAGGAACTGTCCGAAGCTCAACTCATTCCCATTCGATGTTACATCTCGTAAGGAGGAGGTATGGAGGagagaagaagcagaagaag TTTCAGGTGCTgccaaagaggaagaagaagaggaaaaagaagaag GAGCATCACTAGGGGAGATTACTGCCGCATGA
- the LOC131236140 gene encoding disease resistance RPP13-like protein 4 isoform X2: protein MADAVVRILLDNLVSLLESEGRQLLEFDDRFEETTQELKYMQSYLKDAAQVKIKERNETFKTIMRDLRELVYDAEDVIADCHLQFHKKDQGCAPNFISYCSPALLKSRRRMGKRLMETNKKIKVVQGKMNSYLQTAPRHTGKDEDGRNMPLTYPILMHEAEMVGLEDDSGKVRNWILKADGPSTMIGIVGMGGIGKTTLAQKICHSESVKNSFHHLVFVTVSQSFKLDELLKKMLKKLDVKEESLRGMDVEELLESLNRKLDAKYLVVLDDVWQTNEGMWWDSLKSGLPRVEGSCVIVTTRNEEVAKSMGADGRHIHYPQTLSKEDSWSLFSKVAFARTGGKCTNPDLEGLGKEIVARCGGLPLTIKVVGGMMLGKSDYIHEWREILEREELGIDKKDELIISRLQLSYEELPTHLKPCFLCFAVFPEDFEIDVRDMVNWWIGEGFVWGRNGKTAIEIGEECFSELFNRFLILGVDKDFFERHFNRCKMHDMVRDMAIKIAREESFFVSLDCGGNPAFSEQSRRLGIVRNTVVESIENSSTKLRTLVGVHIESKEIIASVKLKLCKVRWLKVLSLSLSSKKIDEDVVAKDWLSGIGSLQHLVYLNIESSSALISLPDSIGNLRNLRILRLEDCPNLKRLPVSITTLEKLTAIQIISCDSLECMPEGLGKLSNLEWLGWFSPVNKNGSGISELKSLTKLRELWMEIKSVEEIEEGEWNVLSMLQHLQILWLKFGEISVERDGVVKKIEGELSPPLKFLRKLYLWNWPGERTPAWLSPTSLPNLQFLYIYGYGGRIREMGPRFWDSESGVLKVEVLVLVFLYELEVEWQSMRRAMPSLRLLKVRNCPKLNSFPFDVTSRKEEVWRREEAEEVSGAAKEEEEEEKEEASLGEITAA, encoded by the exons ATGGCAGATGCTGTCGTCCGTATTCTCCTAGATAATTTGGTGTCATTACTTGAAAGCGAAGGTCGACAACTACTTGAATTTGATGACCGGTTTGAAGAAACAACGCAGGAGCTAAAGTATATGCAGAGCTATCTCAAGGATGCTGCTCAGGTGAAGATAAAAGAGAGGAATGAGACTTTCAAGACAATAATGAGAGACTTAAGAGAGCTGGTATatgatgctgaggatgtaatagcAGATTGCCATCTTCAATTCCATAAAAAAGACCAAGGGTGTGCACCCAATTTTATTAGTTATTGCTCTCCTGCCCTTTTGAAATCCCGCCGTCGGATGGGAAAGCGGTTGAtggaaacaaataaaaaaataaaagtggtGCAAGGGAAGATGAATTCCTACTTGCAAACAGCTCCTCGTCACACTGGCAAAGATGAAGATGGTAGGAATATGCCATTGACCTACCCAATCCTAATGCATGAAGCTGAAATGGTAGGATTAGAAGATGACTCAGGAAAGGTTAGAAATTGGATCTTAAAAGCAGATGGACCCTCAACAATGATTGGAATAGTTGGAATGGGGGGAATCGGTAAAACCACACTCGCTCAAAAGATATGTCATAGTGAGAGTGTGAAAAACTCTTTTCATCACTTGGTTTTTGTTACTGTTTCTCAAAGTTTCAAATTGGACGAATTGCTAAAGAAGATGTTAAAAAAGCTAGATGTAAAAGAGGAATCTCTGAGGGGAATGGATGTTGAGGAGCTATTGGAAAGTCTCAACAGGAAATTAGATGCAAAATACTTGGTAGTTTTGGACGATGTTTGGCAAACAAATGAAgggatgtggtgggatagctTGAAGTCTGGTTTGCCCCGAGTGGAGGGTAGCTGCGTTATTGTTACAACTAGGAATGAAGAGGTTGCTAAATCAATGGGAGCTGATGGCAGACACATACACTATCCCCAAACTCTTTCAAAAGAAGATAGTTGGTCCTTGTTCAGTAAAGTAGCTTTTGCAAGAACTGGAGGTAAGTGCACAAATCCAGACTTGGAGGGCTTGGGAAAGGAGATTGTTGCGAGGTGCGGGGGACTGccattaacaatcaaggttgtggGTGGAATGATGCTGGGGAAGAGTGATTATATCCATGAATGGAGGGAAATATTAGAGCGCGAGGAGTTGGGAATCGATAAGAAAGATGAACTGATCATTTCGAGACTACAGTTAAGCTACGAAGAGCTCCCAACACACTTAAAACCTTGCTTTTTGTGCTTTGCCGTGTTTCCTGAAGATTTTGAAATTGATGTTCGTGACATGGTTAACTGGTGGATTGGTGAGGGTTTTGTTTGGGGAAGAAATGGGAAAACGGCAATTGAAATAGGAGAAGAATGTTTTTCAGAATTATTTAATCGATTTTTGATACTTGGAGTGGATAAAGATTTCTTTGAAAGACACTTTAATAGGTGCAAAATGCATGATATGGTTAGAGATATGGCAATAAAAATTGCAAGAGAAGAGAGTTTTTTTGTGAGCTTGGACTGTGGAGGTAATCCTGCATTCAGTGAGCAGTCTCGCCGTCTGGGAATTGTGAGGAATACAGTAGTGGAGAGCATTGAAAATAGTTCCACCAAGTTGCGGACATTGGTTGGGGTGCACATTGAGAGCAAAGAGATCATTGCAAGTGTAAAATTAAAACTCTGCAAAGTAAGGTGGTTGAAGGTGTTATCTCTTTCATTGTCAAGCAAAAAAATAGATGAAGATGTTGTGGCCAAGGATTGGTTGAGTGGGATAGGGTCATTACAGCACCTCGTTTATCTTAACATAGAGAGTAGTTCTGCCTTAATATCACTGCCCGATTCAATCGGAAATCTTCGTAATCTTCGGATTCTACGTTTAGAAGACTGTCCTAATTTGAAAAGGCTTCCTGTGTCAATCACAACATTAGAGAAGCTAACAGCTATCCAAATTATCAGCTGTGATTCTTTAGAATGCATGCCGGAAGGGCTTGGAAAGCTTTCAAATCTCGAATGGTTAGGATGGTTTAGTCCTGTGAATAAAAATGGATCCGGTATTTCGGAGTTGAAGAGCTTGACAAAACTTAGAGAACTTTGGATGGAGATAAAGTCAGTGGAAGAAAtagaagaaggggaatggaatgtGTTATCAATGCTCCAGCATCTGCAAATTCTATGGttaaaatttggggaaatttCTGTTGAAAGAGATGGAGTTGTAAAGAAGATTGAAGGTGAGCTTTCTCCTCCTCTTAAATTCCTCAGAAAGTTGTATCTTTGGAACTGGCCAGGAGAAAGGACACCTGCGTGGCTCAGTCCTACTTCCCTTCCCAATCTTCAGTTTCTTTACATTTATGGTTACGGGGGaaggattagggagatgggtcccAGATTTTGGGACAGCGAGAGTGGGGTATTGAAAGTGGAGGTCTTGGTGCTAGTATTTTTGTACGAATTGGAAGTGGAGTGGCAGAGCATGCGAAGGGCAATGCCGTCTTTAAGACTCCTCAAGGTTAGGAACTGTCCGAAGCTCAACTCATTCCCATTCGATGTTACATCTCGTAAGGAGGAGGTATGGAGGagagaagaagcagaagaag TTTCAGGTGCTgccaaagaggaagaagaagaggaaaaagaagaag CATCACTAGGGGAGATTACTGCCGCATGA